One genomic segment of Lysobacter sp. 5GHs7-4 includes these proteins:
- a CDS encoding porin, which translates to MQHAHRYTRLTALALGITGALALGQVHASGFQLKENSVKAMGRAFAGSGVAAGDTSVVANNPAAMTQFEGTTFQADVTVIDLNAKFNGGGYDVLGRPLTGGDGGEAGDVTPVPAMSIIHKFDNGLSVGAMVSAPFGLKTEYKPGWVGRYYAAKSELKTVDLTLSAAFELVPDHLSVGAGIVWEKAEAELSKSVDFGTLLFGNPATRPLPFARPQASDGFAKVEGDDTGLGWIIGVNLRPNDKLAIGLSHRSEIDHELEGNVDWTVPGNVAAVFGASPTTRPLFQDGKALAKLTTPSVTTLSVEYKFTDQFSLMADYSETDWSSLQEIRIDFANPDPDSVEHFGWNKTRFMALGGEYKLNDAWTLRAGYAYDETPTTYATRTPRLPDEDRRWYSIGATWDFSENLELNFSYVRIEPDTPQIGIVTPPAQGGQRLFGSYSSNVNLFGVSAQYHF; encoded by the coding sequence ATGCAACACGCACACCGCTATACGCGCCTGACTGCCCTTGCGCTGGGCATCACCGGCGCTCTGGCCCTGGGCCAGGTCCACGCTTCGGGCTTCCAGCTCAAGGAAAACAGCGTCAAGGCCATGGGTCGCGCGTTCGCCGGTTCCGGCGTGGCCGCCGGCGACACCTCGGTCGTCGCCAACAATCCGGCAGCGATGACCCAGTTCGAAGGCACCACCTTCCAGGCCGACGTCACCGTCATCGACCTCAACGCCAAGTTCAACGGCGGCGGTTACGACGTGCTCGGCCGTCCGCTCACCGGCGGCGACGGCGGCGAAGCCGGCGACGTCACCCCGGTTCCGGCGATGTCCATCATCCACAAGTTCGACAACGGCCTGTCGGTCGGCGCCATGGTCAGCGCGCCGTTCGGTCTGAAGACCGAATACAAGCCGGGCTGGGTCGGCCGTTATTACGCCGCCAAGTCCGAGCTCAAGACGGTCGACCTGACCCTGTCGGCCGCGTTCGAGCTGGTCCCGGATCACCTGTCGGTCGGCGCCGGCATCGTGTGGGAAAAGGCCGAGGCCGAGCTGTCGAAGTCGGTGGATTTCGGCACCCTGCTGTTCGGTAACCCGGCGACCCGTCCGCTGCCGTTCGCGCGCCCGCAGGCCTCCGACGGTTTCGCGAAGGTCGAAGGCGACGACACCGGCCTGGGCTGGATCATCGGCGTGAACCTGCGTCCGAACGACAAGCTGGCCATCGGCCTGTCGCACCGTTCGGAAATCGACCACGAGCTGGAAGGCAACGTCGACTGGACCGTGCCGGGCAACGTCGCCGCGGTGTTCGGCGCCAGCCCGACCACGCGTCCGCTGTTCCAGGACGGCAAGGCCCTGGCCAAGCTGACCACCCCGTCGGTCACCACGCTGAGCGTCGAGTACAAGTTCACCGACCAGTTCTCGCTGATGGCCGACTACTCCGAGACCGATTGGTCGTCGCTGCAGGAAATCCGCATCGACTTCGCCAACCCGGATCCGGATTCGGTCGAGCACTTCGGCTGGAACAAGACCCGCTTCATGGCCCTGGGCGGCGAGTACAAGCTCAACGACGCCTGGACCCTGCGCGCCGGTTACGCCTACGACGAAACCCCGACCACCTACGCCACCCGCACCCCGCGTCTGCCCGACGAAGACCGTCGCTGGTACTCGATCGGCGCCACCTGGGACTTCAGCGAGAACCTCGAGCTGAACTTCTCCTACGTGCGCATCGAGCCGGACACCCCGCAGATCGGCATCGTCACCCCGCCGGCGCAGGGCGGCCAGCGCCTGTTCGGTTCCTACAGCAGCAACGTGAACCTGTTCGGCGTCTCGGCGCAGTACCACTTCTGA